The genomic interval TCGCGCTCGCCCCAGTAGCGGGGATGATCAGCCAGGACCTGGTGGAAGTCGGCCATCCCGGCCGACGTGATCTGTATGCCCATGGTGCCGATCATGGCAGGCGCCTTGACCGTTGCAGGCGAGGGTCCGTGCGGGCTGGGCGAGTGCCGCGACTCCCGGCCGCCCCGGTCCGCTGACAGACTGGCCCCATGCATCCGCCGAGCCCCCGCCGCCTCTCCCTCCAGCAGATCATCGAGGGTCAGCGCCGCGCCGCCTTCGTCGGGCGGGAGACCGAACTCGGCCTGTACCGGGCCAATTTCGCGCGGCCGCCCGAGGACCCCCGGCACCGGTTCGTCTTCCATGTCCGGGGCAACGCCGGGGTCGGCAAGACCTCGCTCGTACGGGAATGGCTCGAGGTGGCAGGGGAGTTCGGAGCGCTGACCGCGTCGGTCGACGAGAGCGCCGACTCCGTGCCGGACGTACTCGCGGACGTCGCCGCGCAGTTCGCCGAGCAGGGGTACCCCCTCAAGGCGCTGGACCGGCTGCTCGCCACCTACCGGCGCGCGCGCCACGACGCGGCCGGCCGGCTCGCGGCGGACAGCGGGACGCCGGCCGGGGCCCCTTCCCCCGGGGCGCTCGCCGCCGCGCAGGCCGGGCTGATCGCGGCCGGGGCGATACCCGTCGTCGGGGCGCTCGCCGGAGGCATCGACCCGGCGGTCGTGGCGCGGGGCGCGGGCGGCCTGCGGGCGGTCTTCGGGGGCCGGGCCCGGCAGCAGGAGGAGGCCTTGCTGCTGGCGGAACCGGTACGGGTCCTCACCCCGGTCTTCGTCGCCGAGCTGGACCGGGTCGCGGACACCGTGCCCTGGATCGCCCTCTTCCTGGACACCTACGAGCGCACCGCACCCCAACTGGACCGGTGGCTGGCGGACCTGCTGACCCCCGGGCGGTACGGCGACCTGCCCGCCAACCTCGTCCTCACCCTGGCCGGTCAGCGCCGCCTCGACCCCGTCCACTGGGGCGACCGGGGCCGGCTGGTCGCCGACGTACCGCTCGGGCCGTTCACGGAGGCCGAGTCGCGCCAACTCCTTCACGGGCGGGGGGTGGTGGCGGAGTCCGTCGTACGGGAGGTGCTGCGGCTCTCCGGCGGGCTGCCCGTCCTGGTCTCCACGCTCGCCGCCAACCCCGGGGCGGCCGGAGAGGCGAACGCCACCGCCGTCGAACGCTTCCTGGCGGGGGAGAGCGACCCGGCCCGCCGGGCCGCGGCGCTCGCCTGTGCACTGCCGCGCCGGTTCGACGAGGACCTGGTCGCCGTCGCCGTGGCCGCCCCGCGGAACGGGCCGCACGCCGTGCCCGATCTCTACGACTGGCTGCACGAGCTGCCGTTCGTCGCCGAGCGGCACTCCGGCCACTCCCGCTACCACGCGGTCGTCCGGGCTCCGATGCTCCGCCTCCAGCGCACCGGGTCGCCGCGGCGCTGGAAGGCGGCGCACGACCGGCTGGCCGAGGCCTTCGCCGCCCGGCGGGACGCGGCGGCCGAGGGCATCGACCCGGGACGCCTCTGGGCCGAACAGCCCTGGCGCCGGGCGGCCCTGGACGTGCTCTACCACCGGCTCTGCGCCCGCCCCCGCACCGCGCTGCCCGAGGCCCTGCGCGCCGGGATCGAGCTGTGCGGGCAGGCGCCGGCCCGCGCCCGCCACTGGGCCCGGACCCTCGCGGAGGCGGGCGAGGACGCCGACAACGCCGTACTGCGCGACTGGGGCCGGGACCTGCTGGCCGCCATAACGGACCACGGGCCCCGGCCCACCGCCGCCCTGGGCCTCCTGCTGACCCGGGCCGAGCTGACCGACACGGACCGGGCCGCCGCCCTCGTGGTGCGGGCCTGGCACCGCTTCCGCGTCGGGGAGCTGGACGCCGCGCTGTCCGACCACGGGCGGGCGATCGCCGTGGACCCGCGCAGCGAACGCGCCCACCAGGGCCGGGCGGTGATCCTGCGCTCGCTCGGCCGCTACGAGGAGGCCCTCGCCGATCTGGACCGGGCCGAGGAGATCGCGCCCTCCTGGGCCTGGGCGGTCCGTGAGCGGGGGGAGACCTACCGGCGGATGGGCCGGCTGGAGGAGGCCCTGACCGTCCTGGACCGGGCGCACGCCCTCGACCCGTCGGACGCCGTGCCGCTGGGCAGCCGGGGCCTGGTCCGCCACGCGTTGGGCCGGCACGAGGAGGCGCTCGACGACTTCGACCGGGCGATCGCGCTGTGGCCGGAGTACGCATGGGCGCTGGTGCGGCGGGCCCGGGTCCGCACCGTCCTGGGCGATCCGGTGGGCGCCCTCGCCGACCTGGACCGGGCCGAGGAGCTGTCCCCCGGTCTGGCCGGGACGGAGGGGGAGCGGGGCGAGGTGTACCGGGCGACGGGGCGGCCCGAGCAGGCCGTCGCCTGCTACGGCCGGGCCCTGCTCCTGGACCCCGACTACGCCTGGGCGCACGGCAGCAGGGCCCTCGCGCTGGAGGCGCTCGGCCGGACCCCGGAGGCACTCGCGGACCTCGACCGGGCGTTGGAGCTGGACCCGGACTACGCGTGGGCGCGGGCCCAGCGGGAGCGGCTGGGGGCGGTGGCCGGGTCGTAGGGTCGGAGGATGCGCGATGTGCGGGTGGTGCTGATCGGCGGGACCTCGAACACCGGGAAGTCGACGGTCGCCGAGGCGGTGGCGGAGCGGCTCAATTTCGAGCACCGCTCCACGGACGGCCTGGCCCGGCACCCCGGACGGCCCTGGCGCACCCCCGAGCACGAGGTGCCGCCGCATGTCGCCGAGCACTACGGCACGCTGACCACCGACGAACTCCTCGCCTCCGTCCTCGACCACTACGAACGGCTCCGGCCGCGCATCGAGGAGCTGATCACCGACCGTGCGGGGGCCGGGGCTCCCGGCCTGGTCCTCGAGGGCTCGGCGCTCTGGCCCGCGTGGGTCGCCCGGCTGACGGTTCCCCGTACGACCGCCGTATGGCTCACCGCCGACGACACGGTCGTACGGGACCGGGTGCGGTCGGCGGGACGCTACGAGGAGGCGACGGACGCGGAACGGCACCTCATGGGCCGGTTCCTGGCCCGTACCGTCCGCTTTCAGGCGCTGATGCTGGACGCCGTGCAGGCGCAGGGCCTGGCCCGGGTCGACACGGGCGGCGGACGCACGGTCGAGGAGCTGGCCGATGCCGTGCTGGCGGCCGCGGCGGCCCAGGCGCGCCCCGGCCGCTGATCCCCGCGCCGGCCCAAAAACGACCTGCCGGACGTCCGTCGTCATACCCGTACGTACCCGGGTCGGCCCCCTCTACCGACCGTTCCCGTTCGATTACAGTGCTTGCGCGGTCGCCCGCGGAGGCCCGCGCGGGCGCGTACGTGGTGACGGGGAGGGTGCGGGGTGAGCACAGGGACCACGGCGGTCTGGGGCCGGGCCGAGCAGCAGGACTTCCGCAGCCGGGTCCGCGGGGCCCTGCTCGGCGGGGCCGTCGGGGACGCGCTCGGGGCCGGGGTCAGCGGGTTGGTGCTGGAGGAGATCCGCGCCGCCCACGGTGTCGAGGGGGTCGTCGACTACGTCCCCGTGCACGGCAGGCGCGGCGCCGTCACCGCTCTCACCCAGCTCACCCTGTTCACCGTCGACGGGCTGATCCGCGCCCAGGTCCGCCGTGACACCGGGGCCTGGCACCCGCCCACCGATGTGCACCGGGCCCATCTGCGCTGGGCCGCCACCCAGCACGACTGGGGGCCGGACGAGCGGCGCGAGGACAACGGCTGGCTGGCCGCCGAGGAGTGGCTCTACGCCCGCCGCGAGCCGGCCCGGGAATGCCTGGGCGGTTTCGGCGACCCTGTCATGGGCACCCTCGACCGGCCGAAGAACCCCACCGCCCGGGACGCGGGCGCCCTCACCCGGTCCGCGCCGTTCGGGCTCCTGGTGGGCTGGGAGCCGGGGCTCGTGCTCCAGTTGGCCGTCGAGTGCGCGGCCCAGTCGCACGGGCACCCCGCCGCCCAGCTGGCCGCCGGAGCCTTCGCCGTACTCGTACACGGTCTCGCGCGCGGCGAGAGCCTGGACGGGGCCGTGCAGCACGTGCTGGCCCTGCTCGCCGAGCGCCCCGGCCACGAGCCGGTGACCGAGGCCCTGCGGCAGGCCCTCGGCTCTGTGCGGCAGGGCATCCCGGGCCCGGCCCTGATCGAGACGCTGGGCGCGAGCGATGCCGCCGAGGAGGTCCTCGCCGTCGCCGTGTACTGCGCGCTGGTCAGCGAGGACGTCCGGCACGGGCTGCGGCTCGCGGTGAACCACAGCGGCCCCTCCCGCGCCACCGGGTCGGTCTGCGGGGCGCTGCTCGGGGCGCTGCACGGCGAGACCGCGCTGCCGCCGGCCTGGCTCGTGGAGTTGGAGGGGCGGGCCACGCTCCTCGAACTGGCCGACGACTTCGCGATGGAGATGACCCAGGGCCCCGCCCTGCACAGTCCGGCCGCCGTCGCCCCGGGCTGGCTGGCCCGCTACCCGCGCGGCTGAGGGGCGGGGCAGGCCGACTACCCGCGCGGCCGAGGGGCGGGGGCCGGGCCTCCGTCCTGGGCGGGGATCACGGCGGCCGTCGCCGTACCGTCCCCGTCGTCGTCCCCGTCCCCCTCGTTGATCCGGGTCAGCAGCGCGTCGCGCTCCGGGGTGTCCTCCGGCTTCAGGTAGCCGATCAAAATGTAGAGCACGAGCGAGACGGCGAGCGGCACGGACACCTGGTACTGGAGCGGCACCCCGCCCTCGACGGCCCAGTGGATCGGGTAGTTGACCAGCCAGAAGGCGAACAGGCCCGAGGCCCAGCTGACCAGCGCCGCCGTCGGCCCGGACTTCCGGAACGGGCGCAGCAGGCCCAGCATGAACGGGATCGCGATCGGGCCCATCAGCCCGGCGACCCACTTGATCACGACGGTGATGATGTCCTTGAACGCGGGGGAGTTGATCTGCGTCGCGATGGCCATCGACAGCGCGAGGAAGGCCACGGTGGTCCAGCGGGCCGCGATCAGCCCGGCACGCTCGTTCCAGCCGCGCGCCGCCTTCGAGAGCGTCGGGGCGATGTCCCGGGTGAAGACGGCCGCGATGGCGTTGGCGTCGGAGGAGCACATGGCCATCGTGTGGGAGAAGAAGCCGACGATGACCAGGCCCAACAGGCCGTGGGGCAGCAGCTGTTCGGTCATCAGGGCGTAGCTGTCGGAGGCGTCCGGCTTCTGCGCGTCGACCAGCAGCGGGGCGACCCACATCGGGAAGAACAGCACCAGCGGCCAGACGAACCACAGGATCGCCGACAGCCGTGCGGACCGGGTGGCGGAGGCGGCCGAGTCGGTCGCCATGTACCGCTGGGCCTGGTTCCACATGCCGCCGTTGTACTCGAACGTCTTGATGAACAGGAACGCCATCAGGAACGTCACCGTGTACGGGCCGGCGGTCGGGTCCGCGTGTCCTTCCGGGAGATCGTCCCAGACCGTCCACAGGGTGGCGAAGCCGTCGAGCTCGCTCATCACGGCGAACAGCATCGCCAGCCCGGCGAACAACTGGATGATGAACTGGCCCAGTTCGGTGAGGGCGTCCGCCCACAACCCGCCGACGGTGCAGTAGATCCCGGTGACGACCCCGGTGATCAGAATGCCCTCGGTGATGGAGAGGCCGGTGAAGACGGACAACAGGGTCGCGATGGCGGCCCACTTGGCGCCGACGTCCACGATCTTCAGCAGCAGCCCCGACCAGGCGAGCGCCTGCTGGGTCTGGATGTTGTAGCGGTTCTTGAGGTACTCCAGCGGCGAGGCGACGTGGAGCCGCGAGCGCAGCCGGTTCAGCCGGGGCGCGAAGAGCTTCGCGCCGATGAAGATGCCGATGGCGATGGGCAGTGACCAGGTCACGAAGGACGTGATCCCGTACTGGTACGCGATGCCGGCGTAGCCGGTGAACATCACCGCGCTGTAGCCGGACATGTGGTGCGAGATGCCCGACAGCCACCACGGCATCTTGCCGCCGGCGGTGAAGAAGTCGCTGACGTTGTCCACGCGCTTGTGCGACCAGAGCCCGATCGCGACCATCACGCCGAAGTAGCCGATGAGTACAGCCCAGTCGAGACTGTTCATGTCCCCCTCCAGGGGTCCGCCTTGTGAACGGGAGCGCACTTCGTCGGTACGGCCGTTCAGCGGCGTCCCCTTGCGGGAGCGGGGACTTCGGGGATTGAACCCCCTGTGAGGGTACTCGGTCAAGACTGAAGGCCAGTCATGGATGTGAACGTAGGTCAGCAAGGCGAACGATTTTACTTGTTCTTGACCTTGTGGGGCGTTGTCGCGAACGTGACCACGGCCACACGATGGGCGGGCACTTCGTCAGGCTGTACAGAGAAGATCAGGGAGTACGCGGCAACGCGCGAAGGCCGCACGGGATGCGGGTCCCGTGCGGCCGAGAAGTCGAGAGGGAGGGCGCCTCGGGTGCGAGGAGACGAGGAGACGAGGAGGGCGGGGTCCGGGGCGTCCGTGCGCGCTGGGTGGCGCGTGCGTCAGCGCATCAGCTCGCCCGCGTTGACCAGCAGTGACTGGCCGGTGATCGCCCGGGCCCGGTCGGAGGCCAGGAAGGCGACCGCGTCCGCCACATCCCCGTCCGTGGCCAGCTCCGGCAGCGCCATCCGCTCGGTGAGCCGGGCCAGCACCTCGGACTCCGGTACGCCCTCGGAGCCCGCGGTGAGCTGGACGTACGCCTGTACCGGCGGCCCCCACATCCAGCCCGGCAGCACCGTGTTGACCCGGATCCGGTACGGGCCCAGCTCCCGGGCGAGCGAGTACATCGCCGAGGTGAGCGCCCCCTTGGACGCCGCGTACGCCGCCTGCCACACCTGGGAGGGTGCGGCCACCGCGGACTGCGTACCGATCACCACCACCGAGCCGCCCCGCTCCTTGAGGGCGGGCAGGCAGGCCCGGGTCATCCGCAGCGTGCCCAGGAGGTTCACGTCGATGACCGACTGCCACGTGGTGAAGTCCGCGTCCTGGAGCCCGCCGAAGTAGCTGTCCCAGGCGGCGACATGGACCACCGCGTCGATTCCCCCGAACCGCTCCACCGCCAGGGCCGCCAGCGCCTCGCACCGCGCCTCGTCCGTGATGTCGGTCGACAGGTGGGCCGTGTGCCGGCCCTCGGGGTCGATCTCCGCCGCCGACCTGGCCAGGTTCGCCGCCGTGCGCGCCCCGAGCACCGCACGCCCGCCGTCCCGGACGACGCTCGAAGCGACCCGGTGCCCGAGCCCCGGTCCGACGCCCGACACGATGACGGTCTTCCCCGCGAGCAACATCGGCGCCTCCCGGCCCTGGCAGTTCATCTGACGGGCCGTCAGAGTAGGGGGATGCGGGAGCCGATGGAAGAGGGCGGAAGAGAACGGAAGAGGAAGGCGGGCAGGGTGATGGCCGATGGCGGCGGTACGGGGAGCAGCGGCAGGGGGAGTGGTGGCACGGGGAGCGGCGGCGGTACGGGGAGCGCGCGGTACGCGGAGCTGGCGGGGGCGGGTCCGTACGGGGTGCGCCCGGGGCACGCCCTGATCACCATGGTCGAGCCGCATCCGGGCCATGAGTACGCGTACAACCGCTGGTACGAGGACGACCACTACTACGCGGGTGCGACGGCGATGCCGTGGATGTTCGCCGGGCGGCGCTGGGTGGCCACCAAGGACCTCCAGGAGCTGCGGTACCCGGAGGAGTCGGCGGTGGCCCGGCCGGTCGGCGCGGGGTGCTACCTGTCGACGTACTGGGTGACCGAGGGGCGCTACGACGACCACATGAAGTGGACCGTCGCCATCAACCAGCGGCTGAACCGGGACGGCCGGGTCTACCAGGAGCGGACCCACGTGTTCACGGCCTTCCAGGACCACGAGGCCACCGTCTACCGCGACGGGGCCGCCGGCCCCCGGGACTTCCACGCGCTCGACCACCCGTACGCGGGCCTCGTCCTCCAGGTCGTCGACGCGCAGGGGCCCGAACAGCGGGCGGAGCTGCTGGAATGGCTGCGCTCGCGCCATCTCCCGAAGCGGCTGAAGGGGTCGCCCGCGGCCATGGTCACGGTGTTCCGGCCGACGCCCCTGCCCGGCGACCGGATGACGTACGTGAAGCAGGTCGAGGGGGTCGACACCCGGCTGACGCTGCTGTGGTTCCTCCAGGAGGATCCGCGGAGTCGCTGGGAGGAATGCTTCACCGGCCTGGACGCGGCGGTCGCGGAGACGGGTCTCGGGCGGGTCGAGCTGGTCGCGCCGTTCGTGCCGACCGTGCCGGGGACGGACCGGTACGTCGACCGGCTGCGGTGACGCCGCGGAACGGCCCCGGATCGTGCCGAGCCCCCTCGGCCAGGACGGCGAACCGGTCGAGAGGGCTCCATCAGGTGGTGCGGTGCTGCGGTGGTGCGTGGTGCGGTGCTGCGGTGTTGAGAGGTGCTGCGGTGTTGAGAGGTGGTGCGGTGTTGCGTGGTGGTGCGGTGTTGCGTGGTGGTGCGGTGTTGCGTGGTGGTGCGGTCGTGCGAGGTCAGGCGTTGACCGTGCCCGTGGCGACGTCGCGCACGAAGGTGTTCCACGCACCGGGGACGAAGGTGAGCGAGGGGCCCTCGGGGGCCTTCGAGTCACGTACGGCGATGGACAGCGCGACCGGGGACTTGACCTCGACGCACGCGCCGTTGCCCCCGGAGTACGACGACTTCGTCCACTTGTCCGTAGCACCCTGAAGAATTGCCATGTTCACTCCGGTTCAGAGAGTTGGGTGGGTCGCACCAACCTGATTCCGATTGGCGTGATCGACGCTACTCGCCAAGCCCCGCCCATGAGATGGCCGTTCACTCGTCCGGATGGTCTTTCTCCGGTAAGCCTTCCGTGGCGCGTGGGCGGCGGTGTATCATCCCGCCGCCCACTCACTCCCTGAATGGCTTATCCACGACGCGTCGGCTCCGACGCGTCAACTCGTGTACGACTTCGCGATCTTGCTGATGAACTCCCGGGTCTGCTCCACGTTCAGCGCCTGCGCCCGCAGGTGTTCGTACATCACGCTGTAGCGCTGCACGTCGTTCGCCTTCTCCAGGTAGAGATCGCTCGTGACGCCCTCGATGTAGACGACGCTGGAGTCCGCGGCGTCCGGGAACTCCAGGATCGCGTACTGGCCGTTGATGCCCGGGTGCGCGCCCATGTCGAACGGCAGGACCTGCACGGTGACGTGCGGCAGGTGGGACTGCTCGACGAGGTGCTCCAGCTGCTCGATCATCACCTGCTTGTCGCCGACCACCCGGCGCAGAGCCGACTCGTCGATCACGGCCCACAGCCGCAGCGGGTTCTCCGGCGCGTTGACCCGGTCCTGCCGTCGCGACCGTACGTTGACCCGCTTCTCGATGTCCGAAGCAGGGGCCTCGGGCAGCGCGCCGCTGATCAACGCCTCGGCGTACGCCCGGGTCTGGAGCAGGCCCGGGACCATCTGGGGCTCGTAGACCCGCAGCGACTCCGCGTCGGTCTCCAGACCGATGTAGACGCTGTACGGGATGTCGCCGAAGGCGTGCCACCAGCCCTGCTGACGGGAGTCCTTCGCCATCTGCATCAGCGAGTCGACGATGCGGTGGTCCTCGACCTCGTACACCCCGCAGAGGTCGCGTACATCGCGCTGGCTGATGGACCGGCGGCCGTTCTCCAGGCGGCTGATCTTCGACTGCGAGACCAGCAGCCGCTCCGCCACTTCTTCGGCCGTCATGCCTTTGAGTTCGCGCAGGCGGCGCAATTCCTGGCCCAGCCTGCGTCGCCTGACAGTGGGATTGACGTTGGACGGCACGGAAACGGCACCTCCGGCTATGTAGCTGTGCGTATCTACTGCTCAGCAGATTGCCACCCCTTGCCCCGGCCGCGCTGGGAAACGGCCACACGCGGGGCGCGGGGGCGTACGCACCGGAGTGCGGGAGGGCGCGCAAGCGCACGGGGCAGCCGGTGGTGGTGACTACCGGCTGCCCCGTGCGTGGTGCGGCTCCCGGACCGGGCCCTGTGACGACGGACGACGGTACGGCGTTGTGCTGTTCCCAGGTCCGTGCGGTCAGCTCGCGGCGGTGTGCGCCATGCTGCCGCGACGGGCCTGTGCTTGCTGCTGCAACGGAACGCCCGCTGCCTGCTGCGTACGGCGTGGCTGGACGGCCACTCCGTTCTGGACGTCCATCACGGCGTGCGCCACGAGTCCGCCCATCGGGTCGTGCCTGATCAGGTCCCGGA from Streptomyces sp. CA-278952 carries:
- a CDS encoding tetratricopeptide repeat protein, translating into MHPPSPRRLSLQQIIEGQRRAAFVGRETELGLYRANFARPPEDPRHRFVFHVRGNAGVGKTSLVREWLEVAGEFGALTASVDESADSVPDVLADVAAQFAEQGYPLKALDRLLATYRRARHDAAGRLAADSGTPAGAPSPGALAAAQAGLIAAGAIPVVGALAGGIDPAVVARGAGGLRAVFGGRARQQEEALLLAEPVRVLTPVFVAELDRVADTVPWIALFLDTYERTAPQLDRWLADLLTPGRYGDLPANLVLTLAGQRRLDPVHWGDRGRLVADVPLGPFTEAESRQLLHGRGVVAESVVREVLRLSGGLPVLVSTLAANPGAAGEANATAVERFLAGESDPARRAAALACALPRRFDEDLVAVAVAAPRNGPHAVPDLYDWLHELPFVAERHSGHSRYHAVVRAPMLRLQRTGSPRRWKAAHDRLAEAFAARRDAAAEGIDPGRLWAEQPWRRAALDVLYHRLCARPRTALPEALRAGIELCGQAPARARHWARTLAEAGEDADNAVLRDWGRDLLAAITDHGPRPTAALGLLLTRAELTDTDRAAALVVRAWHRFRVGELDAALSDHGRAIAVDPRSERAHQGRAVILRSLGRYEEALADLDRAEEIAPSWAWAVRERGETYRRMGRLEEALTVLDRAHALDPSDAVPLGSRGLVRHALGRHEEALDDFDRAIALWPEYAWALVRRARVRTVLGDPVGALADLDRAEELSPGLAGTEGERGEVYRATGRPEQAVACYGRALLLDPDYAWAHGSRALALEALGRTPEALADLDRALELDPDYAWARAQRERLGAVAGS
- a CDS encoding ADP-ribosylglycohydrolase family protein — its product is MSTGTTAVWGRAEQQDFRSRVRGALLGGAVGDALGAGVSGLVLEEIRAAHGVEGVVDYVPVHGRRGAVTALTQLTLFTVDGLIRAQVRRDTGAWHPPTDVHRAHLRWAATQHDWGPDERREDNGWLAAEEWLYARREPARECLGGFGDPVMGTLDRPKNPTARDAGALTRSAPFGLLVGWEPGLVLQLAVECAAQSHGHPAAQLAAGAFAVLVHGLARGESLDGAVQHVLALLAERPGHEPVTEALRQALGSVRQGIPGPALIETLGASDAAEEVLAVAVYCALVSEDVRHGLRLAVNHSGPSRATGSVCGALLGALHGETALPPAWLVELEGRATLLELADDFAMEMTQGPALHSPAAVAPGWLARYPRG
- a CDS encoding sodium:solute symporter family protein; this translates as MNSLDWAVLIGYFGVMVAIGLWSHKRVDNVSDFFTAGGKMPWWLSGISHHMSGYSAVMFTGYAGIAYQYGITSFVTWSLPIAIGIFIGAKLFAPRLNRLRSRLHVASPLEYLKNRYNIQTQQALAWSGLLLKIVDVGAKWAAIATLLSVFTGLSITEGILITGVVTGIYCTVGGLWADALTELGQFIIQLFAGLAMLFAVMSELDGFATLWTVWDDLPEGHADPTAGPYTVTFLMAFLFIKTFEYNGGMWNQAQRYMATDSAASATRSARLSAILWFVWPLVLFFPMWVAPLLVDAQKPDASDSYALMTEQLLPHGLLGLVIVGFFSHTMAMCSSDANAIAAVFTRDIAPTLSKAARGWNERAGLIAARWTTVAFLALSMAIATQINSPAFKDIITVVIKWVAGLMGPIAIPFMLGLLRPFRKSGPTAALVSWASGLFAFWLVNYPIHWAVEGGVPLQYQVSVPLAVSLVLYILIGYLKPEDTPERDALLTRINEGDGDDDGDGTATAAVIPAQDGGPAPAPRPRG
- a CDS encoding SDR family oxidoreductase — encoded protein: MLLAGKTVIVSGVGPGLGHRVASSVVRDGGRAVLGARTAANLARSAAEIDPEGRHTAHLSTDITDEARCEALAALAVERFGGIDAVVHVAAWDSYFGGLQDADFTTWQSVIDVNLLGTLRMTRACLPALKERGGSVVVIGTQSAVAAPSQVWQAAYAASKGALTSAMYSLARELGPYRIRVNTVLPGWMWGPPVQAYVQLTAGSEGVPESEVLARLTERMALPELATDGDVADAVAFLASDRARAITGQSLLVNAGELMR
- a CDS encoding DUF397 domain-containing protein; amino-acid sequence: MAILQGATDKWTKSSYSGGNGACVEVKSPVALSIAVRDSKAPEGPSLTFVPGAWNTFVRDVATGTVNA
- a CDS encoding helix-turn-helix domain-containing protein, encoding MPSNVNPTVRRRRLGQELRRLRELKGMTAEEVAERLLVSQSKISRLENGRRSISQRDVRDLCGVYEVEDHRIVDSLMQMAKDSRQQGWWHAFGDIPYSVYIGLETDAESLRVYEPQMVPGLLQTRAYAEALISGALPEAPASDIEKRVNVRSRRQDRVNAPENPLRLWAVIDESALRRVVGDKQVMIEQLEHLVEQSHLPHVTVQVLPFDMGAHPGINGQYAILEFPDAADSSVVYIEGVTSDLYLEKANDVQRYSVMYEHLRAQALNVEQTREFISKIAKSYTS